In a single window of the Leptospira sanjuanensis genome:
- the infC gene encoding translation initiation factor IF-3 — translation MQRKPSQKSATDKLFNHRINEKITGVSRVRLVSDDGVAIVPFEEALRKAKEENLDLVEVSADQELHVCKIIDYGKYKFELLKKSKEAKKKQHVINVKEIKIRPRIESHDYEIKKKHAQEFLGKGDKVKVSLRFRGREMMHSDLGMKVVYRMIEDLKEHGTAERDPVQDGKQIVVIINPK, via the coding sequence ATGCAGAGGAAACCGAGTCAAAAGTCAGCAACGGATAAACTTTTTAATCACAGGATCAATGAGAAAATCACGGGCGTTTCCAGAGTCCGTTTAGTATCGGACGACGGAGTGGCGATCGTTCCTTTTGAAGAAGCTCTCAGAAAAGCAAAAGAAGAAAACCTGGATCTCGTGGAAGTATCGGCGGATCAGGAACTTCACGTTTGTAAGATCATCGACTACGGTAAGTATAAATTCGAGTTACTCAAAAAGAGTAAAGAGGCTAAAAAGAAACAACACGTAATCAACGTTAAGGAAATTAAGATTCGTCCTCGAATCGAAAGTCACGATTACGAAATCAAAAAGAAACACGCGCAAGAGTTTCTTGGAAAGGGAGACAAAGTAAAAGTCAGTCTCCGATTCCGCGGTAGAGAGATGATGCACTCCGACCTCGGAATGAAAGTGGTATATAGAATGATCGAAGACCTGAAAGAGCATGGCACCGCGGAAAGGGATCCTGTTCAGGACGGAAAGCAGATCGTAGTAATTATTAATCCGAAATAA
- a CDS encoding protein-glutamate methylesterase/protein-glutamine glutaminase, producing MVPNPVRAVIVDDSLLVRNIISDQIQKDSQILVVATGKTGVDCIELAQKLNPDVIILDVEMPVMDGLTALHELQKKRMGIPVIMLSVLTQNGAEATFKALEYGAIDFVPKPSSAFQFDPEEIGNILKSKILAFFESRVRIPSIVSLKKVPVTTVPSGGAPAKKTPVQAICIGTSTGGPRALQEVFSRVPADISLPILVVQHMPAGFTKAFAMRLNEHSKIRVKEAEDGEPIEPNTGYVAPGDAHLSVQSRGGRKWIALNREAPVNGHRPSIEVLLNSAIEEYKSGIIGVIMTGMGKDGSAAMVKVKEAGGSTIAQDEQTSVIYGMNRQAVEMGGVEYIEPVTEIINRIQIILKERGI from the coding sequence ATGGTTCCCAACCCGGTCCGCGCGGTCATCGTGGATGATTCTCTTTTAGTGAGAAACATCATCTCCGATCAGATCCAAAAAGATTCCCAGATTCTCGTCGTCGCCACCGGTAAGACCGGTGTGGATTGTATCGAACTCGCGCAAAAATTGAATCCGGACGTCATCATCCTCGACGTGGAAATGCCGGTGATGGACGGTCTTACGGCCTTGCACGAGCTTCAAAAAAAGAGGATGGGAATTCCGGTCATCATGCTTTCGGTTCTGACTCAAAACGGAGCCGAGGCCACGTTCAAGGCTTTGGAATACGGCGCGATCGACTTCGTTCCCAAACCTTCGAGCGCGTTTCAATTCGATCCCGAAGAAATCGGAAACATTCTCAAGTCCAAGATTCTCGCATTCTTCGAAAGCCGCGTAAGAATTCCTTCCATTGTCTCATTAAAAAAAGTTCCGGTGACGACCGTTCCTTCCGGCGGAGCGCCGGCGAAAAAAACTCCCGTGCAAGCGATCTGTATCGGTACTTCCACCGGTGGACCGAGAGCATTGCAGGAAGTTTTTTCCAGAGTCCCCGCGGACATTTCTCTGCCGATACTAGTCGTGCAACATATGCCCGCAGGTTTTACGAAAGCGTTCGCGATGAGACTCAACGAACATTCCAAAATTCGAGTGAAGGAAGCCGAAGACGGCGAACCGATCGAACCGAATACGGGCTACGTCGCACCGGGAGACGCGCATCTTTCCGTTCAATCTCGCGGCGGGAGGAAATGGATTGCCCTGAACAGGGAAGCTCCCGTAAATGGACACAGACCTTCCATTGAAGTTCTCCTAAACAGCGCGATCGAAGAATATAAAAGCGGGATAATCGGTGTGATTATGACCGGTATGGGAAAGGACGGCTCGGCGGCTATGGTAAAAGTGAAAGAAGCCGGGGGTTCCACGATCGCACAGGACGAACAAACTTCCGTAATTTATGGAATGAACCGTCAGGCCGTTGAAATGGGAGGCGTCGAATATATCGAGCCTGTGACCGAAATCATCAATAGGATCCAAATCATTTTGAAAGAGAGAGGAATTTAA
- the thrS gene encoding threonine--tRNA ligase, producing MHRLTLPDKSVKEVAQGSTYRDFIEKELPFLKNKALAVRLNGTDIQDLSRTVEADANIEVLTYSEKAGWETFQHSAAHLLGMAVQNLYKNANLTVGPVIENGPGFFYYDIDFQGAIVTPEDFPKIEAEMEKIVKADHPVWRKVVSKKEAIETFQKLGEKYKIEIIGGIPSEDVSIYGMGEWFDLCRGPHVPNSGILKSFKLTAISGAYWKADKDNAMLTRIYGVAFPTKKELDAYLFQIEEAKKRDHRKIGKEMDLFSFQKEGPGFPFWHPKGTILWNSLADYLRSECNKRGYQEIKTPAVLSSELWKKSGHWDNFHENMYFTDIDEEDYALKPMNCPGCSLIYKHHLHSYRELPLRFAEFGSVHRHELHGVLHGLFRVRAFTQDDSHIYAPLDHLESEVMDIIDFTFTVYKKFGFSEFKTFIATRPEKSQGKDEDWEFATETLKKSLEKKGIPYGIKEGEGAFYGPKIEFNIKDSIGRLWQCGTIQVDFSMPERFELDYTDSDGQKKRPVMIHRAIYGSLERFIGILIEHYEGKFPLWISPNQVRILTVTEKVTDYAKDVYRELVEVGFRVEMDTRNEKIGAKIRDSILKKANYLLVLGEKEMESGTLAVRKLGQEDTKTLTRAGFISNLQDEIKAG from the coding sequence ATGCATAGGCTTACGTTGCCGGACAAATCCGTTAAGGAAGTCGCACAAGGTTCCACTTACCGCGACTTCATCGAAAAAGAATTACCCTTCTTAAAAAACAAGGCGCTTGCCGTACGTCTGAACGGCACGGATATCCAGGACTTATCCCGAACGGTGGAAGCCGATGCAAACATAGAAGTATTGACCTATTCCGAAAAAGCGGGATGGGAAACCTTTCAACATTCCGCGGCGCATTTACTCGGAATGGCGGTTCAGAATTTATACAAGAACGCGAATCTCACCGTGGGTCCGGTCATCGAAAACGGTCCCGGATTTTTTTATTACGACATCGATTTTCAAGGTGCGATCGTAACTCCGGAAGACTTCCCGAAGATCGAAGCCGAAATGGAGAAGATCGTAAAGGCGGATCATCCGGTCTGGAGGAAGGTCGTTTCGAAAAAGGAAGCGATCGAAACCTTCCAAAAACTCGGAGAGAAATACAAGATCGAAATCATCGGAGGAATTCCGAGCGAGGACGTTTCCATTTACGGGATGGGAGAATGGTTCGATCTTTGCCGCGGACCTCACGTTCCGAATTCCGGTATATTAAAATCTTTTAAACTAACGGCGATCTCGGGCGCGTATTGGAAAGCGGACAAAGACAACGCGATGCTTACACGCATCTACGGAGTCGCGTTCCCTACCAAAAAAGAATTGGATGCGTATCTCTTTCAAATCGAAGAAGCGAAGAAAAGGGATCACAGAAAGATCGGAAAGGAAATGGATCTATTCTCCTTTCAAAAAGAGGGCCCCGGATTTCCGTTCTGGCATCCGAAAGGAACGATTCTCTGGAATTCGCTCGCGGATTATCTTCGATCCGAGTGCAATAAGCGCGGTTATCAGGAAATCAAAACTCCCGCCGTTCTTTCTTCCGAGCTTTGGAAGAAGTCGGGTCACTGGGATAACTTTCACGAGAACATGTATTTCACGGACATCGACGAAGAGGATTACGCTCTCAAGCCGATGAACTGTCCCGGATGTTCTTTGATTTATAAACATCACCTGCATTCTTACCGCGAACTTCCTTTACGATTCGCGGAATTCGGAAGCGTACATCGTCACGAATTGCACGGTGTTCTTCACGGCCTTTTCCGAGTCAGAGCGTTCACTCAGGATGATTCTCATATCTACGCGCCGTTGGATCATCTCGAATCCGAGGTGATGGACATCATCGACTTTACGTTTACCGTATATAAGAAATTCGGATTTTCCGAATTTAAGACCTTCATCGCGACGCGCCCCGAAAAATCGCAAGGGAAAGACGAGGACTGGGAGTTTGCGACCGAAACGCTCAAGAAGTCTCTCGAAAAAAAAGGAATTCCTTACGGAATCAAAGAAGGAGAGGGTGCGTTCTACGGACCCAAGATCGAATTCAACATCAAGGATTCCATCGGAAGGCTTTGGCAGTGCGGAACGATCCAAGTCGACTTCTCCATGCCCGAACGATTCGAATTGGATTACACCGACAGCGACGGTCAGAAAAAAAGACCGGTGATGATTCACAGAGCGATTTACGGATCCTTGGAGCGATTCATCGGAATTCTCATCGAACACTACGAGGGGAAATTTCCTCTTTGGATTTCTCCCAATCAGGTGAGAATTCTCACCGTGACCGAAAAAGTCACCGACTACGCGAAGGACGTTTATCGCGAGTTAGTCGAAGTTGGGTTCCGGGTGGAGATGGACACGAGAAACGAAAAGATCGGCGCAAAGATCCGGGATTCTATCCTAAAAAAGGCGAATTATCTTTTGGTATTGGGTGAAAAGGAAATGGAATCCGGGACTCTCGCGGTCAGAAAGCTCGGTCAAGAGGACACCAAGACTTTGACCCGCGCCGGTTTTATTTCCAATCTACAGGATGAGATTAAAGCGGGCTAA
- the carA gene encoding glutamine-hydrolyzing carbamoyl-phosphate synthase small subunit, with translation MKAFLVLDNGTIIEGESFGYETDSVGEVVFNTSMAGYQEILTDPSYCNQIITLTYPMIGNYGIHPTNMESAKIQASGLIVKEYVDRPSNFRSEKTLSQFLKEYKIPAIQGIDTRKLTRYIRTNGSPNGGIFVAPEYSPKFLETVKSFPGIINADLAKVVTTSSKYIFGTHTGKKYKLAVYDYGVKTNILRLLDASGFAVTVYPAQTPAEEIMKEGTDAFFLSNGPGDPAPLDYAIDATRKIMEKGYPLFGICLGHQIIGLSLGKKTEKMKFGHRGGNQPVKNLSTGQVEITSQNHGFAVIDDQKSDEPVSFLNLNDNTVEGILKSGYPLLTVQYHPESAPGPNDSRYLFQKFYDLVESTKRGK, from the coding sequence ATGAAAGCGTTTCTGGTTCTCGACAACGGCACGATCATAGAAGGAGAATCTTTCGGCTACGAAACGGACTCCGTCGGCGAGGTTGTCTTCAATACTTCCATGGCGGGTTATCAAGAAATTCTCACCGACCCTTCCTACTGCAATCAAATCATAACGTTAACCTACCCGATGATCGGGAATTACGGAATCCATCCGACCAACATGGAATCCGCAAAAATCCAAGCGAGCGGATTGATCGTAAAAGAATATGTGGATCGTCCTTCAAACTTCCGTTCCGAAAAGACGCTTTCCCAATTTTTAAAAGAATATAAAATCCCGGCCATCCAAGGGATCGATACGCGCAAACTGACGCGTTATATCCGAACCAACGGTTCTCCGAACGGCGGGATTTTTGTGGCTCCGGAATATTCTCCTAAGTTTCTGGAAACGGTGAAGTCTTTTCCGGGAATCATCAATGCGGATCTTGCCAAGGTCGTAACGACTTCTTCGAAATACATCTTCGGAACTCATACCGGAAAAAAATACAAACTCGCTGTTTATGATTACGGCGTGAAAACGAACATTCTCCGTTTGTTGGACGCGAGCGGTTTTGCGGTAACGGTTTATCCCGCGCAAACTCCGGCGGAAGAAATCATGAAGGAAGGAACGGACGCATTCTTTCTTTCCAACGGACCCGGAGACCCGGCTCCTCTTGATTACGCGATCGACGCGACGCGTAAGATTATGGAAAAGGGATATCCTCTTTTCGGGATCTGTCTAGGGCATCAGATCATCGGACTTTCGCTCGGTAAAAAAACCGAGAAGATGAAGTTCGGTCATCGCGGCGGAAACCAACCGGTTAAGAATTTATCAACTGGACAAGTGGAGATCACTTCGCAAAATCACGGTTTTGCGGTAATCGACGATCAAAAGTCGGATGAACCCGTTTCGTTTTTAAATCTAAACGACAACACCGTGGAAGGGATTTTAAAATCCGGTTATCCATTGTTGACCGTTCAGTATCACCCGGAAAGCGCTCCGGGTCCGAACGATTCCCGTTATTTATTTCAAAAGTTTTACGATCTCGTTGAGTCTACAAAAAGAGGCAAATAA
- the rplT gene encoding 50S ribosomal protein L20, giving the protein MPRAVNGTIHKNRRRRVLKDAKGFRGARSKLYRTAKSAVMKAGQWAYRDRRAKKRDFRKLWIIRINAAARENGLSYSVFMNSLKKLGINMDRKSLAELAFNDREVFNALVEKIKVAG; this is encoded by the coding sequence ATGCCTAGAGCGGTCAACGGAACCATCCACAAAAATAGAAGAAGAAGAGTCTTAAAGGACGCAAAAGGATTCCGCGGAGCCCGTTCTAAACTTTACAGAACGGCAAAAAGTGCGGTAATGAAAGCGGGCCAGTGGGCTTACCGCGATCGTAGAGCGAAGAAAAGAGATTTTCGTAAACTTTGGATCATCAGAATTAACGCCGCTGCGAGAGAAAATGGTTTGTCTTATTCCGTATTCATGAATTCTCTTAAGAAATTAGGGATCAACATGGATCGTAAATCCCTTGCAGAGCTGGCTTTTAACGATCGGGAAGTTTTCAACGCCCTGGTCGAAAAGATCAAAGTAGCCGGATAA
- a CDS encoding chemotaxis protein CheW — translation MAGILGEYTELFLEESEDQIEELNANLLRLEADHKNLSIINDIFRAAHSLKSSAAFVGLYNLSDLAHKMENLLQLTRDGKLEVKLPLVNLLFQCFDLIKYVIANVSQGKKIDTPFTEMIQKLDAYEKDPSSFSGVAGSAPAETSAPAPKPVEAAPARPAAAPTSSSAPSAALRPSTSGGLDIRLEAEEVRELEEEIRKAGKCLKISVSLGKDSPMKGLRFSLILQNLKNLGVVYKSVPDLEELEKGVDVTSITLLFLSSESLEQIRTAANVDMVETLDIQEYVPVVQEEVAATGFKMDDDMAASESKVTLKSIKVSSDKLDQLMNNVGELIITNSGFQRIYDDLIRIFGEDQLFNDLKSRIDLINRISKELQSGIMNIRMVQISTVFRRFSRLVRDLSLETGKKVNLILSGESTELDKKVIDALGEPLLHLIRNSVDHGIETPSERVAAGKSETGTVELNSYQGGSNIMVEIRDDGRGLDAEKILRKAIEKGLVSATEASNLTEQEIYQFIFQAGFSTADTITDISGRGVGMNVVNNLIQEFKGKILINSTKGQGTSFVLSFPQALAIIPSILVLMEEEVYAFPLSEVNETIKIHNDQITTLEGNEIINLRGEVLPIYRLNRIIGLQDKTDREEFPVVIVQYKGRKIGFMVDELVGKHETVIKSLEKNFKNIHGLTGASIMGDGTIIMVLDIPGIVEIASELEDTDTVVRYHLETMRRISSIHSADREEELYVQKTTNPTNVYNHKLHEITNRERLKKKKTERTREMKRIVVDKEEMIREEKELAAALSVEMKAPQERQLPAAGEPVIPESPKTTPPPTVTSFSDSPSTPRKPFVSKSEEEYRSHITDIALDQSASEEEQKRAKSIIDSFLSQKKERTMSVGPAKDFKGALSKEEIKKLESVVNTGMMNAGMVLSQLLKKNIDLFIPEIIMNDRDGLAEEIRFSDDHFYGLRIRMNGDLNGNLLMMFSRENASNLARELLGSDMPPGSGLTDDAKSVLSEISNIVCSSVMNSISNKAKASVMPSVPEFLEGTFMQVLDVVKPERTKFLSMLTEFNHEGNDLLGVLLFLPDFDELIQLIPRF, via the coding sequence ATGGCTGGAATTCTGGGAGAATACACCGAACTCTTTTTGGAAGAGTCCGAAGACCAAATCGAAGAACTGAACGCGAACCTTCTTCGTCTCGAAGCGGATCATAAAAATCTTTCGATCATCAACGATATCTTCCGCGCGGCTCATTCGCTCAAAAGTTCCGCGGCTTTCGTCGGTTTATACAATCTTTCCGATCTCGCTCACAAGATGGAGAATCTTCTTCAGTTGACGAGAGACGGAAAACTCGAAGTCAAACTTCCTCTCGTCAATCTTCTGTTTCAATGTTTCGATCTGATCAAATACGTGATCGCCAACGTAAGCCAAGGGAAAAAGATCGATACCCCGTTTACGGAGATGATTCAAAAGCTGGACGCGTACGAAAAAGATCCTTCTTCTTTTTCCGGCGTTGCAGGTTCCGCGCCCGCCGAGACTTCCGCTCCGGCGCCAAAACCCGTTGAAGCAGCACCCGCCCGTCCAGCCGCGGCTCCGACATCTTCTTCCGCACCGAGCGCCGCTTTGCGTCCTTCCACTTCGGGAGGTTTGGACATTCGTTTGGAAGCGGAAGAGGTTCGCGAACTCGAAGAGGAAATCCGCAAGGCCGGAAAATGTCTGAAGATCTCCGTAAGTCTCGGAAAAGATTCTCCGATGAAGGGTCTTCGTTTTTCTTTGATTCTTCAGAACTTAAAAAATTTAGGAGTCGTTTATAAATCCGTTCCCGATCTCGAAGAATTGGAAAAGGGAGTCGACGTCACTTCCATCACGCTTTTATTTCTTTCTTCCGAATCCCTGGAACAGATACGAACGGCGGCTAACGTCGATATGGTGGAAACCCTCGACATTCAGGAATACGTTCCCGTCGTTCAGGAGGAAGTCGCGGCGACGGGATTCAAGATGGACGACGATATGGCGGCGTCCGAATCCAAGGTTACATTAAAGAGTATTAAAGTATCCTCCGATAAACTCGATCAGCTCATGAATAACGTGGGAGAGTTGATCATTACGAATTCCGGCTTTCAAAGAATCTACGACGATCTGATCCGAATCTTCGGTGAGGACCAACTCTTCAACGATCTCAAATCCAGAATCGATCTCATCAACCGAATCTCGAAAGAACTCCAATCCGGAATCATGAACATCCGAATGGTTCAAATCTCCACTGTGTTCCGCAGATTCTCGCGTTTGGTGCGCGACCTTTCGCTCGAAACCGGCAAGAAGGTGAATTTGATTCTCAGCGGAGAATCGACCGAACTCGACAAAAAAGTCATCGATGCGCTCGGTGAACCGCTTCTCCATTTGATCCGCAACTCCGTGGATCACGGAATTGAAACTCCGTCCGAAAGAGTCGCCGCGGGAAAATCGGAAACCGGAACGGTGGAACTCAATTCTTACCAAGGCGGAAGCAATATTATGGTGGAGATCCGCGACGACGGTCGCGGTTTGGACGCGGAAAAAATTCTCCGCAAAGCGATCGAGAAGGGACTCGTCTCCGCGACCGAAGCTTCCAATCTCACCGAGCAGGAAATCTATCAGTTCATTTTCCAAGCGGGATTTTCCACAGCCGATACGATCACGGATATTTCCGGTCGCGGCGTGGGCATGAACGTCGTGAACAATCTCATCCAGGAATTCAAAGGGAAAATTTTGATCAACAGCACGAAAGGTCAGGGGACTTCCTTTGTTCTTTCCTTTCCGCAAGCTCTTGCGATCATTCCTTCCATTCTCGTTCTTATGGAAGAGGAAGTGTATGCGTTTCCTCTTTCGGAAGTCAACGAGACGATCAAGATTCACAACGATCAGATCACCACTCTCGAAGGGAACGAAATCATCAATCTCAGAGGAGAAGTTCTTCCGATCTACAGACTCAACCGCATCATCGGCCTTCAGGACAAAACGGATCGCGAAGAATTTCCGGTCGTCATCGTTCAATACAAAGGTCGCAAGATCGGATTTATGGTCGATGAACTCGTGGGCAAACACGAGACGGTCATCAAGTCTCTCGAAAAGAATTTCAAAAACATCCACGGTCTCACAGGTGCGTCCATCATGGGAGACGGAACCATCATCATGGTTTTGGACATTCCCGGAATCGTAGAGATCGCGTCCGAACTCGAAGACACGGACACCGTCGTTCGTTATCATCTCGAAACGATGCGGAGAATCAGTTCGATTCATTCCGCGGACCGCGAAGAGGAACTCTACGTTCAAAAAACGACGAATCCTACGAACGTCTACAATCACAAACTGCACGAGATCACGAACCGTGAACGTCTGAAAAAGAAAAAGACCGAACGCACCCGCGAGATGAAACGCATCGTCGTGGACAAAGAAGAAATGATCCGCGAAGAAAAAGAACTCGCGGCGGCTCTCAGCGTGGAAATGAAAGCTCCTCAGGAAAGACAACTTCCCGCCGCCGGCGAACCCGTGATTCCTGAATCCCCGAAGACTACTCCGCCTCCGACCGTGACTTCGTTTTCGGATTCTCCCTCCACTCCGCGTAAACCGTTCGTTTCCAAGTCGGAAGAGGAATATCGTTCTCATATCACCGACATTGCGCTCGATCAAAGCGCGAGCGAAGAGGAACAAAAACGAGCCAAGTCGATCATCGACAGCTTCTTATCTCAAAAGAAAGAACGTACGATGTCCGTCGGTCCCGCAAAGGACTTCAAAGGCGCCCTTTCCAAAGAGGAAATCAAAAAACTCGAAAGCGTAGTCAACACGGGAATGATGAACGCGGGTATGGTTCTTTCCCAGCTTTTGAAAAAGAACATCGATCTTTTTATTCCGGAAATCATCATGAACGACCGCGACGGTCTCGCGGAAGAGATCCGTTTTTCGGACGATCATTTTTACGGTCTTCGTATCCGCATGAACGGAGATTTGAACGGAAATCTTTTGATGATGTTCTCCAGAGAAAACGCGAGCAATCTCGCGAGAGAACTTCTCGGTTCGGATATGCCCCCCGGTTCCGGTTTGACCGACGATGCGAAGTCCGTTCTCAGCGAGATCTCCAATATCGTTTGTTCTTCGGTAATGAACTCGATTTCCAACAAGGCGAAAGCGAGCGTGATGCCTTCCGTTCCCGAATTTTTGGAAGGAACGTTTATGCAGGTTTTGGACGTCGTAAAACCGGAGAGAACGAAATTCTTAAGTATGCTGACCGAATTCAATCACGAAGGAAACGATCTTCTCGGCGTTCTTTTATTCCTTCCGGACTTTGACGAATTGATCCAGTTGATCCCGAGGTTCTAA
- the rpmI gene encoding 50S ribosomal protein L35: protein MPKLKTNRAAAKRFKFTKNNKIKRKSMNTRHILTKKGPKRRRRLRGLTLVNNSDWKSIVRLMPYGVR, encoded by the coding sequence ATGCCAAAGTTGAAAACGAACAGAGCCGCTGCAAAGCGTTTCAAGTTCACAAAGAACAACAAAATCAAACGCAAGAGTATGAATACCCGTCACATCTTGACCAAAAAGGGACCGAAACGCAGAAGACGTCTTCGCGGTTTGACCTTGGTCAATAACTCTGACTGGAAATCCATCGTCAGATTAATGCCTTATGGAGTACGATAA
- a CDS encoding 5-formyltetrahydrofolate cyclo-ligase has protein sequence MKLQSRNALRTLLTLLEEREIKDQAILRFLAEITAGARKIIAYAPDKWEVKVDPKALGWTDSGKEIYFPKMIGEKLEFILPETWESGPFGISEPKGTKTLNFHDAEWIVVPALGYDELGFRLGRGAGFYDRTLHDVSPNQLIGLTYEELFPASFAKEDHDIRVGTVITEKKIYQIV, from the coding sequence TTGAAACTGCAATCTAGAAACGCACTTCGAACGCTTCTTACTCTTTTGGAAGAAAGAGAAATCAAAGACCAAGCCATTCTGCGGTTTTTAGCGGAAATCACGGCGGGCGCACGTAAGATCATCGCCTACGCTCCCGATAAATGGGAAGTAAAGGTGGACCCGAAAGCCTTGGGTTGGACAGATTCCGGTAAGGAAATTTATTTCCCAAAAATGATCGGAGAAAAACTCGAATTCATTCTTCCCGAAACCTGGGAATCGGGCCCGTTCGGAATTTCCGAACCGAAAGGAACAAAGACCTTAAATTTTCACGATGCGGAATGGATTGTCGTTCCGGCTTTGGGTTACGACGAACTCGGTTTCCGTTTGGGACGGGGCGCGGGCTTTTATGACAGAACTTTGCACGACGTCAGTCCGAATCAATTGATCGGTCTTACCTACGAGGAACTCTTTCCGGCGAGCTTCGCAAAGGAAGATCACGACATAAGAGTTGGTACTGTCATTACGGAGAAAAAAATCTATCAAATCGTCTGA
- a CDS encoding chemotaxis protein CheW produces MASFDNRQYLESLEADKTTDSQKEYLTFNVEDEIFGIDILKIHEILKPVPITRIPNGDDYILGVINLRGEIIPILDLKQVFGIGYSEIIPSTRIIVVVHEEKRAGILVDTVKQVVKIQFDKISKATDDLTLNYSSLIESVSQAEETLILNLNLSVLINFEQEVA; encoded by the coding sequence ATGGCCTCATTCGATAATAGACAATATCTTGAATCCTTAGAAGCGGATAAAACGACGGACTCTCAAAAGGAATATCTTACCTTTAATGTCGAGGACGAAATCTTCGGAATCGATATCCTAAAAATCCACGAAATTCTGAAGCCGGTTCCGATCACAAGAATTCCGAACGGAGACGATTATATTCTCGGGGTGATTAATCTCCGAGGAGAGATCATTCCGATATTAGATCTAAAGCAGGTTTTCGGAATCGGATACAGCGAGATCATTCCTTCCACAAGAATCATCGTCGTCGTTCACGAAGAAAAACGCGCGGGAATTCTCGTCGATACGGTAAAACAAGTGGTGAAAATTCAATTCGACAAAATCAGCAAGGCCACCGACGATCTCACTCTCAATTACAGTTCTTTGATAGAATCTGTCAGCCAGGCGGAGGAAACTTTGATCCTTAACTTAAACCTATCCGTCCTGATCAACTTTGAACAGGAGGTCGCGTAA
- a CDS encoding coiled-coil domain-containing protein, with the protein MLTMETIEELESKVIKALELIGDLRAENGRLESENETLRAENDQMKLAMEEKEKELSSLRAQLQKTNAELTELKEREQKLEGKINQLLGRLDSLPQGGGATASSAPSSSASSAAPAAAAAATTAAASNVVKETASAEEEFGEDDEIILLDEEDDDISLITEVPEKDEDIIEISEDETAEDFSPLTESDDDDIIIEDDDDAISVFDADEDDDFLIIEDDPKS; encoded by the coding sequence ATGCTTACTATGGAGACCATTGAAGAATTAGAAAGCAAGGTCATTAAAGCCCTTGAACTGATCGGCGATCTTCGCGCTGAAAATGGTCGCTTAGAATCCGAAAACGAAACCCTGAGAGCCGAAAACGACCAGATGAAACTGGCGATGGAAGAAAAGGAAAAAGAACTTTCTTCTCTCCGGGCTCAGCTTCAAAAAACGAACGCAGAACTTACGGAACTCAAAGAAAGAGAACAAAAACTCGAAGGAAAGATCAATCAACTCCTCGGAAGATTGGATTCTCTTCCACAAGGGGGAGGAGCAACGGCATCTTCGGCTCCTTCTTCTTCCGCTTCGAGTGCGGCTCCGGCTGCTGCAGCCGCCGCAACTACCGCCGCGGCGTCTAACGTCGTCAAAGAAACCGCTTCCGCAGAAGAGGAATTCGGCGAAGACGACGAAATCATTCTTCTCGACGAAGAAGACGACGATATTTCCCTGATCACAGAAGTTCCCGAAAAAGACGAAGACATCATCGAAATTTCCGAAGACGAAACCGCGGAAGATTTCAGTCCTCTGACCGAAAGCGATGACGACGATATCATTATCGAAGACGATGACGACGCGATCAGCGTATTCGACGCGGATGAAGACGACGACTTTCTGATCATCGAAGACGATCCTAAGTCCTGA
- a CDS encoding cell division protein ZapA yields the protein MDPRRVKVRILGEEYTILSETGEDYIYSLAEEVDRKLRELGAGMPGASRQKLAILAALNFADELNQAKEIKSETTPSASPGTGEIEEKTRKLITMLEEGIIGDL from the coding sequence TTGGACCCACGCAGGGTAAAAGTTAGAATCCTCGGAGAGGAATATACGATCCTCAGCGAAACGGGAGAAGACTATATTTATTCCCTTGCGGAAGAAGTGGATCGAAAACTCAGAGAACTCGGAGCCGGAATGCCCGGCGCATCCCGACAAAAATTAGCCATCTTAGCCGCGCTGAACTTTGCGGACGAATTGAATCAAGCGAAAGAAATCAAAAGTGAAACAACACCTTCCGCTTCTCCCGGAACCGGTGAAATCGAAGAAAAAACCCGCAAGCTGATAACCATGTTGGAAGAAGGAATCATCGGAGATCTGTGA